A region of Beijerinckia sp. 28-YEA-48 DNA encodes the following proteins:
- a CDS encoding MarR family transcriptional regulator encodes MSTKPSSVNGTEILNGAEALRELSARTIFLHQAVADHLGLNITDHKCLDIVLKHGPMTAGRLAEDSSLTTGAITGVVDRLEKKGFVRRVAAPQDRRKTMIEVVPEGVRQIEQIFADLAQKTAEIVARYSQAERAAIDDFAHQTAAMIDAFVRDLRNRKDP; translated from the coding sequence ATGTCGACGAAACCGAGCAGCGTGAACGGCACAGAGATTTTGAACGGGGCGGAGGCGTTGCGCGAACTGAGCGCGCGGACGATTTTCCTGCATCAGGCCGTGGCCGATCACCTGGGCCTGAACATCACCGACCATAAATGCCTGGATATCGTGCTGAAGCACGGCCCGATGACCGCCGGACGGCTAGCCGAGGACAGCAGCCTAACCACCGGAGCCATCACGGGCGTCGTCGACCGGCTGGAAAAGAAGGGCTTCGTGCGCCGTGTCGCCGCGCCCCAGGACCGGCGCAAGACAATGATCGAAGTGGTGCCCGAGGGCGTGCGCCAGATCGAACAGATTTTCGCCGACCTGGCGCAAAAAACGGCGGAGATTGTCGCGCGCTATAGCCAAGCCGAGCGCGCGGCGATCGACGATTTCGCCCACCAAACGGCGGCGATGATCGACGCTTTCGTCAGGGATCTGCGAAACAGAAAAGATCCCTGA
- a CDS encoding CreA family protein, producing MSRWNGFARFCGALALITVSAGVAAQAAGEPELIFRKSTVFKWLTPNDKLATYGIDDTVVEGVACHYTVPEKGGFKGMFGVAEEVSDVSLACRQYGPISFKAKFEQGDVVFSERRSLIFKKMQIVRGCDPKRNVLVYMVYSDKLIDGSPQNSTSSVPIMPWGASGDIPKCADFLKN from the coding sequence ATGTCGAGATGGAACGGATTTGCCAGATTTTGCGGGGCCTTGGCCTTGATCACCGTGTCGGCGGGTGTGGCTGCGCAGGCCGCTGGCGAGCCGGAATTGATCTTCCGCAAATCCACAGTCTTCAAATGGCTCACGCCCAACGACAAGCTGGCGACTTATGGCATCGACGACACTGTCGTGGAGGGCGTCGCCTGCCATTACACCGTTCCCGAGAAGGGCGGCTTCAAGGGCATGTTTGGCGTGGCCGAAGAGGTTTCAGACGTTTCGCTGGCCTGCCGGCAATATGGCCCGATCAGTTTCAAGGCCAAATTCGAGCAGGGCGATGTGGTCTTCTCTGAGCGCCGTTCGCTGATCTTCAAGAAGATGCAGATCGTGCGCGGTTGCGACCCCAAGCGCAACGTCTTGGTCTATATGGTCTATTCCGATAAGCTGATCGACGGCAGCCCGCAGAACTCGACCTCCAGCGTGCCGATCATGCCCTGGGGCGCCAGTGGCGATATCCCCAAATGCGCTGATTTCTTGAAGAACTGA